In Aspergillus oryzae RIB40 DNA, chromosome 6, one genomic interval encodes:
- a CDS encoding GNAT family N-acetyltransferase (predicted protein) produces the protein MTPWKTERCSIADAPALADNNMSAFWEDPTWILLWPKEITLDYLISQCAKRYPRSLLNSRKNTRHLKAVDPLTGELVGYARWILPDTHVVAEDGTPQWGEAQIPDVSDEEKTRFQALAESAWWGGRSDMDSIDDLNDEVMRRILVQRPYMKLDYLAVHPKNKGKGIATVLVAAGVRAAESIGLPTVTMSYKAGRGVYARLGFEEVDRVIQDDSQYGGAGEYGAYFMIREIGN, from the exons ATGACACCCTGGAAAACCGAACGATGCAGTATCGCCGACGCCCCCGCCTTAGCCGACAATAACATGTCAGCCTTCTGGGAAGACCCAACATGGATCCTTCTATGGCCCAAGGAAATCACACTGGACTATCTAATCTCCCAATGCGCAAAGCGGTACCCCAGGAGCCTGCTGAACTCCCGCAAAAACACCCGCCACCTGAAGGCCGTCGATCCCCTCACCGGCGAGTTAGTCGGATACGCGCGGTGGATTTTACCGGACACGCACGttgttgcagaagatgggACTCCGCAGTGGGGGGAGGCGCAGATTCCGGACGTGAGCGACGAGGAGAAAACACGATTCCAGGCATTGGCGGAGTCGGCGTGGTGGGGTGGGAGAAGTGATATGGATTCGATCGATGATTTGAATGATGAGGTTATGCGTCGTATACTGGTGCAGAGGCCGTATATGA AGCTTGACTATTTGGCGGTTCATCCTAAGaataaagggaaaggaatTGCGACGGTGCTTGTTGCTGCCGGTGTTAGGGCGGCGGAATCAATCGGCTTGCCGACTGTTACCATGTCGTATAAGGCTGGTCGTGGGGTGTATGCGCGTTTAGGgtttgaggaggtggatcGAGTCATTCAGGATGACTCGCAATATGGAGGTGCTGGTGAATATGGAGCGTACTTTATGATACGGGAGATTGGGAATTGA
- a CDS encoding uncharacterized protein (predicted protein): MRIFSALSSLLLAGAALAQSSDCSPKSGDVQTLQFAWALQHLSERFWSSQSLNQTFLNNATNASQANYEPNFKGITRENRLGIRAVQQVGNDLSNFTTPRCNITIPQSQDANSFLKNALQVEQTVAGGLIGLAAYTQSPEVAFLLARLAAQHSAQAAYLGTETNSTFFPSNSTSLIPAYTPDQILKTGNQTGQLGTYFNKCVTAPSGPCGQKVNVGPLVATLNSTSTGGGTSSSASPSSTATETSSASSSTSTSTARNRKYF, from the coding sequence TGGCCGGAGCTGCTCTCGCCCAGAGCTCCGACTGCTCGCCCAAGTCTGGTGATGTCCAGACCCTTCAGTTCGCCTGGGCTCTCCAGCATCTGTCCGAACGGTTCTGGTCGTCTCAATCCCTCAACCAGACCTTCCTGAACAATGCCACCAACGCCTCCCAGGCAAACTACGAACCCAACTTCAAGGGCATCACCCGTGAGAACCGTCTGGGCATCCGGGCCGTGCAGCAGGTTGGCAACGACCTCTCCAACTTCACCACTCCTCGTTgcaacatcaccatcccGCAATCTCAGGACGCCAACAGCTTCCTCAAGAACGCCCTGCAGGTCGAGCAGACCGTTGCCGGTGGCCTCATCGGCCTGGCCGCCTACACCCAGTCTCCTGAGGTCGCCTTCCTCCTAGCTCGTCTGGCTGCCCAGCACAGCGCCCAAGCCGCCTACCTCGGTACTGAGACGAACtccaccttcttcccctcgaACAGCACCTCTTTGATCCCCGCCTATACTCCAGACCAGATCCTCAAGACCGGTAATCAGACCGGCCAGCTGGGTACCTATTTCAACAAGTGCGTGACTGCGCCCTCCGGCCCTTGTGGCCAGAAGGTTAACGTCGGTCCTCTGGTCGCAACCCTGAACTCCACTAGCACTGGCGGTGGTACTTCTAGCTCTGCATCCCCCTCTAGCACCGCCACTGAGACTTCGTCGGCCTCATCCTCGACTAGCACGTCGAcggccaggaacaggaagtACTTCTAA